Proteins encoded within one genomic window of Nitrospira sp.:
- a CDS encoding hemerythrin domain-containing protein has translation MEPDTHPSSGPVARFLEDDHRRLEELLNKALASESRIEQGQYDEFRAGLLRHIGMEEKILLPAAQRANGGTPLSIAATLRLDHGAIAALLMPTPTPELIAALRSILTKHNKVEEGRDGLYATCDKLVGAETENLMAKLRAAPAVAVLPHSDTPAVLSAVRRAVERAGYEYLSNSMRF, from the coding sequence ATGGAACCAGACACACATCCATCATCAGGCCCTGTCGCGAGGTTTCTCGAAGACGACCACCGACGACTAGAGGAACTCCTCAACAAAGCCCTGGCCTCTGAGAGCCGGATCGAGCAGGGACAGTATGATGAGTTTCGAGCCGGGCTGCTTCGCCATATTGGGATGGAGGAGAAGATTCTCCTACCTGCGGCACAGCGAGCAAACGGGGGCACACCGCTGTCGATTGCGGCAACGCTTCGACTCGACCATGGGGCCATTGCGGCTTTACTCATGCCCACTCCCACGCCCGAACTCATCGCGGCACTACGCTCGATCTTGACGAAGCACAACAAGGTCGAGGAAGGCCGAGACGGTTTGTACGCCACCTGCGACAAGTTGGTGGGCGCTGAGACGGAGAATCTGATGGCGAAACTCCGTGCCGCCCCAGCCGTGGCGGTGCTACCACATTCGGATACTCCGGCTGTGCTCAGTGCCGTCCGTCGGGCTGTGGAACGGGCCGGGTATGAATATCTCTCCAATTCGATGCGCTTCTGA